From the Sphingomonas sp. IW22 genome, one window contains:
- a CDS encoding catalase family protein: MTTRRPIAYRDDLEIEQPDEAALTREIVARMAATQAAHAERHHHAHRDAHAKSHAILKGRMTVHQDLPAELAQGIFAHPGEHEIVARLSSAPGDIHSDAVPAPRGFAVKVIGVGGERLSPTLGGANQDFLMVNFPTLAFGTIAKYKVMLGLLEKNADAPEAAQRLIAAAARGVKGAVEALGGSPNATLDGLARDHANMLGETFYTQAAIRYGDHVAKLSLAPVGGVAELTGRQVEAGFSTMRDAVVDHFRHAGATYELRAQLCVDPDTMPIEDAAVLWDPALSPHRAIATLTFPPQDAYAPARQVHGDDHLAFNPWNGVAAHRPLGGIMRIRKAAYESSSSQRHRLNAVARREPRSLDEIPD; this comes from the coding sequence GTGACCACCCGCCGCCCCATCGCCTATCGCGACGATCTCGAAATCGAGCAGCCCGACGAAGCTGCGCTGACGCGTGAGATCGTGGCTCGAATGGCGGCGACACAGGCTGCTCACGCAGAGCGGCATCATCATGCGCACCGAGACGCACATGCGAAGAGCCATGCGATCCTGAAAGGGCGGATGACAGTCCATCAGGATCTGCCTGCCGAATTGGCGCAGGGCATCTTCGCCCACCCTGGCGAACATGAGATCGTAGCTCGACTGTCATCGGCGCCGGGTGATATTCACAGCGATGCAGTGCCGGCCCCGCGCGGCTTTGCGGTCAAGGTCATCGGCGTTGGGGGCGAGCGCCTGTCACCCACCCTCGGGGGGGCCAATCAGGATTTCCTGATGGTCAATTTTCCGACGCTCGCCTTTGGTACGATCGCCAAATACAAGGTCATGCTGGGTCTGCTTGAAAAGAACGCGGACGCGCCTGAGGCGGCGCAGCGGCTGATCGCCGCTGCCGCGCGTGGCGTGAAGGGCGCTGTGGAGGCGCTAGGCGGCAGCCCTAATGCCACGCTTGACGGACTGGCGCGCGACCATGCGAACATGCTGGGCGAGACATTTTATACGCAGGCGGCAATCCGCTACGGCGATCATGTTGCGAAACTGTCGCTGGCGCCGGTCGGGGGGGTGGCCGAACTGACCGGACGGCAGGTCGAGGCGGGCTTCTCGACCATGCGTGACGCGGTAGTCGACCATTTCCGGCACGCCGGCGCCACCTACGAATTACGCGCGCAGCTATGCGTCGACCCGGATACAATGCCGATCGAGGACGCGGCGGTCCTGTGGGATCCTGCCCTTTCACCGCATCGCGCGATCGCAACGCTGACCTTCCCTCCCCAGGATGCCTATGCCCCGGCCAGACAGGTGCATGGCGACGACCATCTCGCCTTCAACCCGTGGAACGGGGTCGCGGCGCATCGGCCGCTCGGCGGCATCATGCGAATCCGCAAGGCAGCGTATGAATCGTCCTCCAGCCAGCGGCACAGGCTGAATGCCGTGGCTCGGCGCGAACCACGCTCGCTTGATGAAATTCCGGACTGA
- a CDS encoding peroxidase — protein sequence MGILQHLKDRFRPDRVTLQLDDIQALILRARPEPYVGIHAMLHVDDAAGGRDLLRRLAPHIPAAADWTEELTAWTGVAISHAGLKALGVPEGSLASFPLSFRQGMAARAEQLRDAGENAPEQWEEAYRDNRCHIALTIFASDQARLDEATDRAMSEYHASSGVTLIGTHRFGADADAKNPFGFRDSVSQPTVAGAGVDPQPGQERAIAPGEFILGEDSETGAPLEIPQPDALGRNGSYVVLRKYDSRPGAFNDFVRGQANDEAAQELLAAKMFGRWRSGAPLILSPTRDDEELGADPARRNDFDFSGDKAGIVCPHGAHMRRLNPRGERLTILTDENIHRIIRRSSTFGPKWSADLTAADDGEDDRGIFFIFISARAFDTIEFLQQEWINRGNFIDLGKERDPVVGLHEEPGRFTVPAEPVRRRIDGVTTYNRLRGGEYMFMPSLTALRWIAAGSWN from the coding sequence ATGGGTATCCTCCAGCACCTCAAGGACCGCTTCCGCCCTGACCGCGTGACGCTGCAGCTGGACGACATTCAGGCGTTGATCCTGCGCGCGCGGCCTGAACCGTATGTCGGCATTCACGCAATGCTTCACGTCGACGACGCCGCGGGTGGCCGCGATCTCCTGCGAAGGCTCGCGCCGCATATCCCTGCCGCAGCAGACTGGACCGAAGAGCTGACGGCATGGACCGGCGTGGCGATCAGTCACGCGGGTCTGAAGGCGCTTGGGGTGCCGGAAGGCTCGCTCGCCAGCTTTCCTCTGTCGTTTCGTCAGGGAATGGCGGCGCGCGCCGAGCAGCTGCGTGACGCGGGAGAGAATGCTCCCGAGCAATGGGAGGAGGCGTATCGCGACAATCGCTGCCACATCGCGCTCACCATCTTCGCTTCGGATCAGGCCCGGCTTGACGAAGCCACCGACCGGGCAATGTCCGAATATCATGCATCGAGCGGCGTGACGCTGATCGGAACACATCGTTTCGGAGCCGATGCGGATGCCAAGAACCCGTTCGGCTTTCGTGACTCGGTGTCGCAGCCGACCGTCGCGGGTGCCGGGGTCGATCCACAGCCGGGGCAGGAGCGCGCGATCGCGCCGGGCGAGTTCATCCTGGGCGAGGACAGCGAAACGGGAGCGCCGCTGGAGATACCGCAGCCTGACGCGCTGGGGCGGAACGGTTCCTATGTCGTGCTGCGCAAGTATGACAGTCGACCGGGCGCATTCAACGATTTCGTGCGCGGCCAGGCAAACGATGAGGCGGCGCAGGAGCTGCTGGCCGCCAAGATGTTCGGCCGCTGGCGATCGGGGGCACCGCTGATCCTGTCGCCGACCCGCGACGACGAAGAGCTGGGCGCCGATCCGGCCCGGCGCAACGACTTTGATTTCTCGGGCGACAAGGCGGGAATTGTCTGTCCGCATGGCGCGCACATGCGCCGCCTCAATCCGCGCGGTGAGCGACTGACGATCCTGACCGACGAAAACATCCACCGGATCATCCGCCGCTCTTCCACCTTCGGTCCGAAATGGTCGGCCGACCTGACTGCTGCCGACGATGGCGAGGACGATCGCGGCATCTTCTTCATCTTCATCTCGGCACGTGCGTTCGACACGATCGAGTTTCTGCAGCAGGAATGGATCAATCGCGGTAATTTCATCGACCTGGGGAAGGAGCGTGATCCTGTGGTCGGCCTGCATGAGGAACCCGGACGCTTCACCGTGCCTGCCGAGCCGGTTCGTCGCCGTATAGACGGTGTCACCACGTACAACCGGCTGCGTGGCGGCGAATATATGTTCATGCCTTCGCTCACCGCTTTGCGATGGATCGCGGCAGGATCGTGGAACTGA
- a CDS encoding thioesterase family protein: MPDHGPGRYVEYRHPIRVGPGAIDDLDHVNNAIYLMWMQEAVNAYWRKTAPPEQVETLAWIAHRHDVVYHRPAVLHDLIVAVVRVIGHQGCRAHFETRFERNGEDVAIVESTLVCIDRGSRQLVRIRPDLAQHFYLRDTEATTASGAMR, encoded by the coding sequence ATGCCTGACCATGGTCCGGGCCGCTACGTTGAATATCGGCATCCGATCAGGGTCGGTCCGGGAGCGATCGACGATCTCGATCATGTGAACAACGCCATCTATCTCATGTGGATGCAAGAAGCGGTCAACGCCTATTGGCGCAAGACCGCGCCGCCAGAACAGGTAGAGACGCTCGCCTGGATCGCGCACCGTCATGACGTGGTCTATCACAGGCCCGCCGTGCTGCACGATCTGATCGTCGCCGTAGTGCGCGTCATTGGTCATCAAGGATGTCGTGCCCACTTTGAAACTCGCTTCGAGCGAAACGGCGAAGACGTTGCCATAGTTGAGTCTACGCTGGTGTGCATCGATCGCGGGTCCAGGCAACTTGTGCGTATTCGTCCCGATCTTGCTCAGCATTTCTATCTTCGTGACACTGAAGCAACTACGGCTAGTGGAGCCATGCGATGA
- a CDS encoding patatin-like phospholipase family protein, translated as MTRQILRAVTIAAMAFVSGCTTVERVPFTGAQSAAAAIAGAPEVRFWADLPDAAQRMRPDVPAGQPVTMLALSGGADEGAYGAGVLNGWTQSGTRPEFSVVTGVSTGALIAPFAFLGKEGDASIARFYTSVSARDIFHPRFPLAIPGSTSVASTAPLAKLIAREVTPELVARIAEEQAKGRRLFVATANLDAQRSVIWDMGAIAASMLPDKVELFRRVLLASSSIPVVFPPVVIDASSNGAPVRELHADGGTTAGILAIPPQLAVSDAPIGDAARLHVYLLMNSRLGGDFQMVTPRLVPILKRAFALNQQAALLTLAETSYVYAHRHGIDWNLTFIGNDVAPSDRLFEKTYMRRLYAYGVERGRTGSWRKTPPTPADLAVADRLDHQ; from the coding sequence ATGACCAGACAGATCCTCCGCGCCGTTACGATAGCCGCAATGGCGTTTGTCAGTGGATGTACCACGGTGGAGCGCGTGCCGTTCACCGGGGCGCAAAGTGCCGCGGCCGCTATTGCCGGTGCGCCGGAGGTCCGTTTCTGGGCGGATCTGCCGGATGCCGCGCAGCGGATGCGACCCGATGTGCCGGCCGGGCAGCCGGTAACGATGCTGGCCCTTTCGGGTGGTGCTGACGAGGGTGCCTATGGCGCCGGTGTGCTCAACGGCTGGACGCAGAGCGGCACGCGTCCGGAGTTCAGCGTTGTCACCGGGGTCAGCACCGGGGCATTGATCGCTCCCTTTGCCTTTCTGGGCAAGGAAGGCGATGCATCGATCGCCCGGTTTTACACCAGCGTATCCGCAAGGGACATCTTCCATCCCCGCTTCCCACTTGCGATACCGGGATCGACCAGTGTCGCCTCCACCGCACCGCTTGCGAAACTGATCGCACGTGAGGTGACACCGGAACTTGTAGCGCGGATCGCGGAGGAGCAGGCCAAGGGGCGCCGCCTGTTCGTCGCCACCGCCAATCTCGACGCGCAACGCAGCGTGATCTGGGATATGGGGGCAATCGCCGCCAGCATGTTGCCGGACAAGGTCGAGCTGTTCCGGCGGGTATTGCTGGCATCGTCGTCCATTCCTGTGGTGTTTCCCCCGGTGGTGATCGACGCGTCCAGCAACGGGGCGCCCGTACGCGAGCTTCATGCCGATGGCGGGACGACCGCTGGCATCCTCGCAATCCCGCCGCAGCTCGCGGTCAGCGACGCGCCGATCGGGGACGCCGCCCGGCTGCACGTCTACCTGTTGATGAACAGCAGGCTTGGCGGCGATTTTCAGATGGTGACGCCGCGGCTCGTCCCGATCCTGAAGCGCGCCTTCGCGCTCAACCAGCAGGCAGCGCTGCTGACACTGGCGGAAACCAGCTACGTCTACGCGCATCGCCACGGCATCGACTGGAACTTGACGTTCATCGGGAACGACGTCGCACCCAGCGACCGCCTGTTCGAGAAGACCTACATGCGACGCCTGTACGCCTATGGCGTCGAGCGGGGACGCACTGGTTCGTGGCGCAAGACGCCGCCCACCCCGGCCGATCTTGCCGTCGCGGATCGTCTCGATCATCAATAG
- a CDS encoding TolC family protein, translating to MAGMTELTMIGGWAGFGMARATIIAASLMPIAAGAAAQDVAMTFDAASRRLETTSPALAAADHAEDAARETAAAVATLRRPVVTASAQYIAYQKTLAVDLTGQKEDARDATQDFLSGIPMTVPPAFQQIASDIVGRIGQALPGLFTAIPDQLSYRYRDDVFRPTVQGVLPLYSGGAIPAIQRGTRAAAEIAAARAAQGRDLAQLNLIRVYFGEQAAAALAASARESRDALDRLLSDVRKMEAAGVVAHARTLEAQVARDSAERTWQRAAIAHDGARDDLARLLEVDRVRPTTGLFVVSHPLAPAGSFTGGEARLPQTRQADAAGAVARAGVDLARSRYRPQAFAFGEYNLNRSNALPTEPDWVAGVGVRYTLLSNVDRRHALNAAKANAAAADDAAREARKSAITATLRAWDLVESARRAFLLTDGSLAAAQENLRVQEIAFREGEATMTAVLAAEAALATARTQRAAIAYEYDLALAALLSASGQLDTFADHIAGADINLATDARP from the coding sequence ATGGCCGGGATGACAGAATTGACGATGATCGGGGGCTGGGCAGGGTTCGGGATGGCACGCGCGACAATAATCGCGGCATCGCTGATGCCAATCGCTGCCGGCGCGGCAGCACAGGACGTCGCCATGACGTTCGATGCGGCAAGCCGACGCCTGGAGACGACCTCGCCAGCGCTGGCGGCCGCCGACCACGCAGAAGATGCGGCGCGCGAAACGGCAGCCGCGGTAGCGACGCTCAGGCGTCCGGTCGTTACCGCGTCGGCGCAGTACATTGCATATCAGAAGACGCTGGCGGTCGATCTGACCGGACAGAAAGAGGATGCGCGCGATGCGACGCAGGATTTCCTGTCCGGCATCCCGATGACCGTCCCGCCTGCGTTTCAGCAGATTGCATCCGACATCGTGGGCAGGATCGGGCAGGCTTTGCCCGGCCTGTTTACCGCGATCCCCGACCAGCTGAGCTATCGCTACCGTGACGATGTGTTTCGTCCAACGGTGCAGGGGGTACTGCCGCTCTATTCCGGCGGAGCGATACCTGCGATCCAGCGCGGCACCCGCGCAGCCGCTGAGATCGCCGCGGCGCGCGCGGCGCAAGGGCGCGACCTCGCGCAGCTCAACCTCATCCGCGTCTATTTCGGCGAACAGGCCGCTGCGGCGCTCGCCGCGTCGGCGCGGGAAAGCCGCGACGCACTCGACCGGCTGCTGTCGGACGTTCGCAAAATGGAGGCCGCGGGGGTCGTTGCTCACGCGCGCACGCTCGAGGCGCAGGTTGCGCGCGACAGCGCCGAGCGAACCTGGCAGCGCGCCGCGATCGCCCACGATGGCGCCCGGGACGACCTTGCCCGCCTGCTTGAGGTGGACCGGGTACGCCCCACCACCGGTCTCTTTGTCGTCAGTCATCCGCTTGCGCCCGCGGGCAGCTTCACCGGCGGCGAGGCAAGATTACCACAGACGCGGCAGGCCGACGCGGCAGGTGCGGTCGCCCGCGCCGGCGTGGATCTTGCGAGATCGCGCTACCGCCCGCAGGCGTTCGCGTTCGGCGAATACAATCTCAACCGATCGAATGCATTGCCGACCGAGCCTGACTGGGTGGCCGGAGTCGGCGTGCGCTACACATTGCTGTCCAACGTCGATCGTCGCCATGCCCTGAACGCAGCAAAGGCAAACGCCGCGGCCGCCGACGATGCCGCGCGTGAAGCGCGCAAGAGCGCGATTACCGCGACGTTGCGCGCGTGGGATCTGGTCGAATCGGCACGGCGCGCCTTTCTGCTGACCGACGGTTCGCTCGCGGCTGCACAGGAGAATTTGCGAGTGCAGGAGATTGCGTTCCGCGAGGGAGAAGCAACGATGACCGCGGTGCTGGCCGCGGAAGCCGCCCTTGCCACGGCCCGCACGCAGCGGGCGGCGATCGCCTATGAATATGACCTCGCGCTGGCGGCGCTCCTGTCGGCATCGGGCCAACTCGATACGTTCGCGGATCATATCGCCGGCGCCGACATCAATCTGGCCACGGATGCCCGCCCATGA
- a CDS encoding HlyD family secretion protein has product MTDPAVDVDPAAPSRRARWLLWIGIAVVVVIVGLGLWLASRPAPEQWQGEVEADEINVATKALARVETLAVDEGDRVRRGQVMAILSAPEIDGGQQQAQAALDSARALQSVAIEGARAEDLTSLRSTWLAAQATADLAAVSSRRADTLYAQGVIAAQRRDEAHAARDSTGRAAEATKAQYDKARAGIRPQNRTIADAQVRAAGAATATAAALEREKRLVSPIDGEVSRRLLRPGEIVSPILPAFQVIDVDHPHVALTVREDAYHGLTPGRLLVGHVPALGRDLRFRISHIAPQGSFATWRATRQSRGYDVRAFEVTLKPEGGAQGLRPGMSVLFEPPA; this is encoded by the coding sequence ATGACCGATCCGGCAGTCGACGTCGATCCTGCCGCCCCCTCGCGCCGCGCGCGCTGGTTGCTGTGGATCGGCATCGCCGTCGTCGTCGTAATCGTTGGCCTCGGGCTGTGGCTGGCGAGCCGTCCCGCGCCCGAACAATGGCAAGGCGAGGTGGAGGCAGATGAGATCAATGTTGCCACCAAGGCGCTGGCTCGTGTGGAGACGCTGGCGGTGGACGAGGGCGACCGGGTCCGCCGCGGGCAGGTGATGGCGATCCTGTCGGCGCCGGAGATCGATGGTGGTCAGCAGCAGGCGCAGGCGGCGCTCGACAGCGCACGGGCGCTGCAATCTGTGGCCATCGAGGGGGCCAGGGCGGAAGACCTGACCTCATTGCGTTCCACCTGGCTGGCGGCACAGGCGACGGCCGACCTGGCCGCGGTGTCGAGCCGCCGTGCCGACACGCTTTATGCGCAAGGCGTTATCGCCGCGCAGCGCCGCGACGAGGCTCATGCCGCGCGCGACAGCACCGGCCGTGCGGCGGAGGCGACAAAGGCCCAGTACGACAAGGCACGCGCCGGCATCAGGCCGCAAAATCGCACGATCGCCGACGCGCAGGTCCGCGCCGCCGGAGCCGCGACCGCGACCGCTGCCGCACTGGAGCGCGAGAAGCGGCTCGTGTCTCCGATCGACGGCGAGGTGTCACGCCGGTTGCTGCGCCCCGGCGAGATCGTGAGCCCGATCCTGCCGGCGTTTCAGGTGATCGACGTCGATCACCCGCACGTTGCGTTGACCGTGCGCGAAGATGCCTATCACGGACTGACGCCCGGTCGCCTTCTCGTCGGCCACGTCCCGGCGCTCGGCCGCGACCTACGGTTCCGGATCAGCCACATTGCGCCGCAAGGCAGTTTCGCGACATGGCGCGCCACGCGCCAGTCGCGCGGCTATGACGTCCGCGCGTTCGAGGTCACGCTGAAACCCGAAGGCGGGGCGCAAGGGTTGCGGCCGGGCATGAGCGTCCTGTTCGAACCGCCGGCGTGA
- a CDS encoding ABC transporter permease, with protein MVTLFNACRAEWGRIISTPVDLALLTVMPLILLGAMAAMLSAGSPHHLPTVIVDRDGGVLARRIVRAIDASPGLRIVGRVPDVAAAVTMMRREQAVAAVVIPRGVGTRNAGRAPVEIFHQAAFLSTGALAATNLRVAVAATLAQYGASTHGLAGLAAVDPALLPGVQVTVLGNPSLSLEWYLGLLLGPGVLHLLIAVACVGSIGVLMNDGSFAAFAVRGGVAATLAGRLSPHVIAGTFWGVAWLLWLTLAQGYRADGSLLLIVAGQALLFVATAAVALLLVAATRSIATALSGAVIVAGSALAYSGASLPIDGAGLFARVWHQVLPLTHYMTLQMDQVLGASAGPFLKAAGTLLVYPLVAGGLGIILIRRDREGR; from the coding sequence ATGGTCACCCTGTTTAATGCGTGCCGGGCCGAATGGGGCCGCATCATTTCGACGCCCGTCGATCTGGCGTTGCTGACTGTCATGCCGCTAATCTTGCTGGGCGCGATGGCAGCGATGCTATCTGCAGGATCGCCGCACCATTTGCCCACCGTCATTGTAGATCGTGACGGCGGCGTGCTGGCCCGGCGCATCGTGCGCGCCATCGACGCCTCCCCAGGCCTGCGGATTGTCGGCCGGGTGCCCGACGTTGCTGCCGCGGTGACGATGATGCGGCGCGAACAGGCGGTCGCCGCCGTGGTGATCCCCCGGGGCGTCGGGACCCGTAATGCCGGTCGCGCCCCGGTCGAGATATTCCATCAGGCGGCGTTCCTGTCGACGGGGGCACTCGCGGCGACGAACCTGCGCGTTGCAGTCGCCGCCACGCTGGCGCAGTACGGGGCGTCCACCCACGGCTTGGCGGGACTGGCCGCGGTCGATCCGGCGTTGCTGCCCGGCGTGCAGGTGACGGTGCTCGGCAATCCATCGCTCAGCCTGGAATGGTATCTAGGACTGCTGCTGGGCCCAGGGGTGTTGCACCTGTTGATCGCGGTTGCCTGCGTGGGAAGCATCGGGGTGCTGATGAACGATGGCTCGTTCGCCGCGTTCGCCGTACGGGGTGGCGTTGCGGCAACGCTGGCCGGGCGGCTTTCTCCTCATGTGATTGCGGGAACGTTCTGGGGTGTTGCGTGGCTGCTGTGGCTCACGCTCGCACAAGGCTATCGCGCAGACGGATCGCTGCTGCTGATCGTGGCGGGGCAAGCATTGCTGTTCGTCGCCACCGCGGCGGTCGCGCTATTGCTCGTCGCTGCAACGCGCAGCATTGCCACCGCCTTGTCGGGCGCTGTCATCGTTGCGGGATCGGCGCTCGCCTATTCGGGCGCTTCGCTGCCGATCGATGGCGCGGGCCTGTTCGCGCGGGTCTGGCACCAGGTGTTGCCGCTGACCCACTACATGACGCTGCAGATGGATCAGGTGCTTGGTGCCTCCGCCGGGCCGTTCCTGAAGGCAGCGGGAACGCTGCTGGTGTATCCGCTGGTCGCAGGCGGTCTGGGCATAATCCTTATCCGCCGTGACCGGGAAGGCCGATGA
- a CDS encoding ABC transporter permease, whose amino-acid sequence MTFRAALEHTLLTIVTTRDLLSLAILSVLLYAFYYPAPYAHQSARALPVVVVNDDGGTAARRLLDDLGETRSVRVVGEVPDMVAARGAVRDRKADGILLISRDFTGGALTGRGTAGIALWLNGTYLLRAQSIGTGVAATLAGAIDRWRAAQGGARLAAMPTILVHPLFNTTLGYRDYIFPAVANIILQQTLLLACARLMAERQRRRERRMSVAAALGMWAACTLVGVLSALLYFGMIYWIQDIPHAGALPALLVAVPVFAATVAALGLLLGKLFNSGDDALKILLPTSVPLVFLAGFAWPLHAMPGWLSALAWFSPATCAMHIFVPLNQMGASLEDVFGPLAKLMALLALYGGLNIWSSTNSAR is encoded by the coding sequence ATGACGTTTCGCGCGGCTCTCGAACACACGCTATTGACGATCGTCACCACGCGCGATCTCCTGTCGCTCGCGATATTGTCGGTGCTGCTCTATGCCTTCTACTATCCAGCGCCCTATGCGCACCAGTCCGCCCGCGCGCTACCCGTGGTGGTTGTGAACGACGACGGCGGGACCGCCGCGCGCCGCCTGCTCGACGATCTTGGCGAAACGCGCAGCGTCCGCGTCGTCGGCGAGGTTCCCGACATGGTCGCCGCGCGCGGTGCCGTGCGTGACCGGAAGGCGGACGGCATCCTGCTGATCTCGCGCGATTTTACCGGCGGCGCGCTGACGGGTAGAGGTACGGCGGGCATCGCATTGTGGCTGAACGGGACGTATCTGCTGCGTGCGCAGAGCATCGGCACCGGCGTCGCGGCGACGCTGGCCGGCGCGATCGACCGCTGGCGCGCGGCGCAAGGCGGTGCCCGGCTTGCGGCGATGCCGACGATCCTTGTCCACCCGTTGTTCAACACCACGCTCGGCTACCGCGACTACATTTTCCCGGCGGTTGCCAACATCATCCTGCAGCAGACGCTGTTGCTCGCCTGCGCCCGGCTGATGGCGGAACGCCAACGCCGCAGGGAACGGCGGATGTCCGTCGCAGCCGCGCTTGGCATGTGGGCGGCATGCACCCTTGTCGGCGTGCTGTCCGCCTTGCTCTATTTCGGAATGATCTATTGGATCCAGGATATCCCGCACGCTGGGGCGCTGCCGGCGCTCCTCGTCGCAGTTCCTGTCTTTGCGGCAACCGTGGCGGCGCTCGGGCTGTTGCTGGGTAAGTTGTTCAACAGCGGCGACGATGCATTGAAGATCCTGTTGCCGACATCTGTGCCGCTCGTGTTTCTAGCGGGTTTTGCCTGGCCACTCCACGCAATGCCGGGCTGGCTTTCTGCGCTGGCCTGGTTTTCCCCCGCCACCTGCGCCATGCATATTTTCGTTCCTTTGAATCAGATGGGTGCAAGCTTGGAGGACGTATTTGGTCCACTGGCCAAGCTTATGGCACTCTTGGCGCTTTATGGAGGGCTTAATATCTGGAGTAGCACCAACAGCGCGCGTTGA
- a CDS encoding sodium:proton antiporter, whose protein sequence is MPSFSSPEPYILWLTGAGVLIALVAWLPLALKRLPLSLPIICIGIGAVVFSLPAVSLRPLPLSYADITERFTEFIVIIALMGAGLKLDRVFSWRRWNVTWRLLAVTMPLSIAAITAIGGWGLGLSWIAALLLGACLAPTDPVLASDVQVGPPKTGEEDEVRFGLTSEAGLNDGFAFPFVNLAIALGISASTGEPWAREWVFHSVLWEIGVGVVGGWLIGRLFGWLTFHVPAETKLAQTGDGLIAIAATFVSYGVTELLNCYGFLAVFITALTLRRSHRDHEFNREMHDITEQVERIGMMVLLILFGGALVSGLLQPIGWVDVLAAAIIILVVRPVTGLIGLAGLRADLSEKMALAFFGIRGVGSFYYLAYALNHVELAGGERLWAIVGLVALFSILLHGLTVTPAMRLLDKLQGRDPDADLPPPGLKGPAADTERA, encoded by the coding sequence GTGCCCAGCTTTTCATCGCCTGAACCCTATATCCTCTGGCTGACAGGTGCCGGAGTCCTGATCGCCCTCGTAGCATGGCTGCCGCTTGCGTTGAAACGATTGCCGCTGTCGCTGCCGATCATCTGTATCGGGATCGGAGCCGTGGTCTTCTCGTTGCCGGCTGTGTCGCTGCGGCCTTTGCCGCTGTCTTACGCCGACATCACCGAGCGCTTCACCGAGTTCATCGTTATCATCGCGCTGATGGGCGCAGGCCTGAAGCTGGATCGCGTATTCAGCTGGCGCCGATGGAATGTGACCTGGCGGCTGCTTGCGGTCACGATGCCCCTCAGCATCGCGGCGATCACGGCGATCGGAGGCTGGGGCTTGGGCCTGTCATGGATCGCGGCGCTTCTGCTTGGGGCTTGCCTCGCTCCCACTGATCCCGTGCTCGCGTCAGACGTGCAGGTCGGTCCTCCCAAGACCGGAGAGGAAGATGAGGTGCGCTTCGGTTTAACGTCAGAAGCGGGCCTGAACGACGGTTTTGCCTTTCCGTTCGTCAACCTCGCTATCGCGCTGGGCATTTCGGCGAGCACCGGAGAGCCTTGGGCGCGCGAATGGGTGTTCCATAGTGTTTTGTGGGAAATCGGCGTGGGTGTCGTCGGCGGTTGGTTGATCGGCCGCCTGTTCGGCTGGCTGACCTTTCACGTGCCAGCGGAAACCAAGCTGGCTCAGACCGGGGATGGCCTGATCGCCATTGCCGCGACTTTCGTCTCCTACGGCGTGACCGAGCTGCTCAACTGCTACGGCTTTCTGGCTGTCTTCATCACCGCATTGACGCTTCGCCGCTCGCATCGCGATCATGAGTTCAACCGCGAGATGCACGACATCACCGAACAGGTGGAGCGCATCGGCATGATGGTGCTCCTGATCCTGTTCGGTGGTGCGCTGGTCAGTGGGCTCCTTCAACCGATTGGTTGGGTAGATGTACTGGCCGCTGCGATCATTATCCTCGTCGTGCGGCCCGTTACCGGCCTGATAGGGCTTGCCGGTTTGCGGGCAGACCTCTCCGAGAAGATGGCCCTTGCCTTCTTTGGCATCCGCGGTGTCGGCTCCTTCTATTACCTGGCTTATGCGCTGAACCACGTTGAGCTTGCCGGAGGCGAGCGGCTGTGGGCCATCGTAGGATTGGTGGCGCTGTTTTCCATCCTCCTCCACGGGCTGACCGTCACGCCGGCTATGCGTCTCCTAGACAAGCTACAGGGACGCGATCCGGATGCCGACCTGCCGCCGCCAGGATTGAAAGGCCCTGCGGCGGATACAGAGCGAGCTTAG